The Spinacia oleracea cultivar Varoflay chromosome 2, BTI_SOV_V1, whole genome shotgun sequence DNA segment CTTTTGTAATTGGCAGAGTTGTCTGCGGCATCTCTAAGTATTCTTAATTCCTTTGTGGTATTTTGTGCAGTTGTATGCATGGTGTGCACAAGCTGTAGCATCTTTAGAAGTACACTCACATAAAGAAGACAGGTTTGGAGTTGCTCAGCTATCTGGGAGTCATGCTATGGTGTTATCAACGCTGTTGTCTTGCCTGGTTGCTGTGGAAACATCCATGGGAAAGAAGATAAATTTGCAATCCCCAAATCATATACTTGGTCCTGCTGGTATTAAATGGGCTACAAACAGCACAGCTAGAAGAGAAATTGCTACTGCCATGAACAAGAAAAGGGGTAGCCCTTCACACTCAAAGTCGTATGCATTAGCAGATGTGTTAAAGGTATCTATTTATTCAATAGTATCTGAATTTCTTCAAGAGATGCGCGCTAGTGCTAAAATAGGGGCTTTGGAGAAAGACTGGCTCAACAATACCAACCTTGTTTATGGATCTGCTGAGCTTCTAGTTCAAAAACTTGATTTCTTTCTTAATTTTCAAGCTAGCTAGGCACACACTTCAAATTTGATTCATATACGTCATATTCATGTCTTAATGGTAACTCCAAGAAGGTTTTGATATtgatttatacggagtagtgtaTTGACGTTAGTTACGTAATGGGATGAGAAGAGCTTGTAAATGCTTTGAATGCTACTTGGTGACCTGTTGAAGTTCTTGTGCTTATGAAATCACCCTTGCATATTCTGGTTGTATTCTCATACAAGTAATAGTAATAggaaaaatttaacataaataatTCGAACTATAGCTGGCTTTCTCAAAATGATCCCAACTATATAACTACGTTTTTTTTAAGCTCACCATACATTAACTTACACTACAAACAAAAACAACTGGGCTATTACAACATAAATATTGTAACATTGTTGTCGGATACTTAAAATTCCCGATAAGGGTAGGAAATCGTAACCTAAATATTCCACAAAGAGGCTGACCACCTTGGAGGAAGTAAATACACCTATCAGATATGTATGGGTAAATACATATCAGGCCCACAAAAAAAGgtaaaatgaaaattaaaaagttttttGGGGGAAAATGAAAATGTACAGTGTAGCAGACATGGCAAAAATGCCATGTTGGACCTGGCAACGTGGAAATTAATGATCTGCCTTACAATTCTGTTTGTTCTTCCCCAAATCGAGTTCTTCCCCAAATCGAGTTCTTGTTCTCTGGTTCTACCCCTATTGTTCTTCTCCTCTTGTTCTACTcctcttgttcttcaattcaaaGAAAAATTAGGAAGAAATAAACAGAGAGCACACACAATCTCAAATTCATTAACTTTGGGGAAGAAACTTATCTTATGATATTTGTCAACAATTATCTAGATGAGTTCGAGGGAAATAGACGCTGAATCTGGGAGATTACTAAACGACGAAGAGGAGGCGTTCGAATAGAGGTGGAAACCTCAATCTTCCGATGAAGAAGAAGGTCTGAACAAGGTAAATGGAGCTTCTGAACCCAGAAAATTAGGTTTTTTTAGGTATTTAATTTCGTATTTTTTGTAATATATTATTGGTCTGAGTTCGCATTTAATTTCGTGCCTTCGAAATCGGGTTTGTGTAATTTCGTATTTAGCTATGATTTTTTCGGATTgctatattattgttttgagaGATTTGGTCCGAATGTGGAATTTATTGTGGTATTTAATGTAGGGACGAATTAATTGGTGACTAATATCAATGTTTATTGGGGATTAATAATAGAATGAAAATGTGGAATAATTACAATGTTTATTTGGGAATAATAATTGAATAATAATGATGAATTGTATTACTGGTTTATCTGTTGTGTATTTATTAATACTGATTAATAGTTATGTACTAGTAGTTGGGATGATAGTTGATGGGTAGCGGAATGTTATAATCCTATTATTATGCAAGCCAAATGAAttatcaataatatatatatgtgACTGGTAGTCATGATTTATAATACTATATTGTTGATGTTAATTTTAGGATGGGGGTGATGGTTTCAAAACCCCCTCCAAGAAATTGGTATTGACTGCCTATGGGGAGGAAGAGGAAGTTCCTGAAGTGAAGGAGGGTATGGTTTTTCCCGATTGGGAGGCAATTGATGTTCAATTGAAGGCTTATGGTAGGCAAAAGGGTTTTTGTTTTGTCCGTCGTTGTGGTTCGCCGAAGAAATGTACTAGCAGTACTTTGTCACGGGATGGGTCTTAAACGGGAGTAGTAGTTAAATAGATGCGTAATTTTATGTGGACTTGTGAGTGATATGGGGTGCCTGAGAGGAAGCGGAAGGTTAGTGGTGTTTTTGGTTCATCTGATATCCAGGTTCATGTTGGTAGTGGGGTACGCAAGTCTAAGAAATGTGAATGTCCCGTACATGTGTTTTCTAGTGTTAATGAGATAGGGCAGTGGGTTATACGTAGGTCAGTCATGGGACACGCAAATCATCACCCAACCCCGGGTAAGTCCCGAACAATTGCTTCGTTCTTGAAGAAGTTCATTGAAGATAATCCCCATGTAAGTCGGGAATTTGAGATTTGTAGGAAATCTGGCCTGGGGACTAATCAAGTATATAATTTGATGTCAACGCGAAGGAATGGTAAAGCGCACATGCCCTTTTCCCAGAAGGATATTCATGATTACCTTGccaaaaggaaaaaggaaaagacGAAAGGCGGTGATGCAAGGGCGATGTTTTCTTACTTTGAGAAGATGAAGGAAGATAATTCAGATTTTTTTCATGTCTTTAGGCAAGCTGATGGTGGTAGTTTGCAAGATGTTTTTTGGGTAGATGCTCATATTAGAGCGACGTATGAGGAGTTTGGTGATGTTGTGTGCTTTGACACTACCTATTTGACCAATCAATACAAAATGCCATTTGCGAATTTTGTAGGTGTAAACCATCATGGGCAAAGCATATTACTTGGTTGTGCGTTGGTTTCTCGCGAGAATGCCGACACCTTTGAGTGGATATTTAGTCATTGGTTGGAGTGTATGGGAGGCAAAGCCCCAATAGGGATATTGACCGATCAGGATGCCGCGATGAGGAAAGCATTACGGTCAACCATGAGTGAAACAATTCATAGGTGGTGTCTATGGCACATTGCGCAGAAGTTTTGTAGGAAGATAGGAAAGAATGAGGAGTACCTAGATTTGAAGGAAGACTTGGAGCATGCAATTTATGACAGTCTCGATGGtgatgaatttgaaatgaattgGGCAACCGTGATGGAACGCTACAACTTGTCAGAGAGTGAATCCGATTGGCTTGAAGGTTAGTAGGATTTGCTTCCGGGTAGATGTGAATATGATTGTctttataaaatgttgattTGTTGATCACCTTGTTGATAATGATAAAATACAAGAACTTGTTGATAAGTTGTTTTGCACAAATGAGATATTTTCCACTAACCTGATCAGTTTTATAGAGAATTGATCCGATCCGTTTTATAGATTAGTTGCACCAAAGTAAAAAGATTACATGTTGAAAATAGTTTGTGCACCACCTGGTTATGAGTACATGTTGAAAACAGATCAAATGATGGGTACCCTACTTTTATGAGCTTCCCAATCCCATTTTGTTGATGTTGTTAGTTTGTTGATGCCTGGTCTGCACAAACTGATCTGATCCATGGTCTGTGCAATATGATATACACAATATGATCTGATCAGTTTATGCACAAACTGATCCCTGGTCTGCACAACCTGATCTGATTAGTGTATGCATAAACATGGTCTGCATAACCTTGTTTGTGCATagactgatctgatctgatcagtTGTCCATGATCAGTCTATGCACAAACATGGTCTCCACAAACTTGTCCATTATCTGATCAGTTTATGCATAAAGTGATCCATGTTCTTTAATATGCAAACCTGTTGTTATTTAATCCATGATCTGATCAGTTTATGCATAAACTGATTTTGAGTTCTCACCCTTgtttgaaaacattataaacatTACAACTTGTTCTATGTGTAGATATGTACAAGGAAAGGATTATGTGGGTCCCTGCCTACCTGAAGCATTTATTTTGGGCCGGAATGAAGACGACACAACGGGTTGAAAGCATAAATAGTTTCTTTGACTGTTATGTTGATAAACATACTGCTTTGTATGAGTTTGCTAAGTCTTACTGCGAAGCAATGGAGGGAAGAGAAAATGCGGAAAGTAAGGCTGATGAAAGTACGGCGAGAAATATAAGGCAAATTCTTACTGGATTTCCAATTGAAGAAGTGTTCCAGAAATGTTATACTGATGCTAAGTTTAATGAGGTTCAAAGAGAGTGTACTAAAATGCTGTATGTGAATTGTGTTAGAAGGAAGATGTTGGATGATGCTCTGGAGGAGTATGAGCTTGAGGATAGGGTGTGGGTAAAACCTAAATACTCTAGGAAGGAGATCCTAACGAAACGTAAGATAAAGTATGTCGCGACGTTTAATTATTTGACCAAAGAAGTTAGTTGTCAGTGCAAGCACTTTGAATGCCATGGAATCATGTGTAGGCACATGATGCTCTTGTTTGGTTTAAACAACCAAACAGAAGTTCCCGAAAAATATATACTTCGGCGTTGGAGGAAAGATGTTGAACGGAAATATACTAAGGTGAAGGTGATGTACCATGACCCCTTGAAGACAGAGGCTGTTTGCAGGTGAGATCCATTCCACTTTTGATTTGTTAAAAAATCAAGTTTGTTATGGTTACTTTAGgtgattatttatatgttttggCCATGCCATGTAGGTATGATAAGTTGCAAGTGTTGTTTGATCCCATTTGTAAGAAGGCTTCCAGTTACAAAGAAACTGTTGACATAGTTGTAGAGATATTTCAGTTGTTGGATATTCGGTTGGATGAGAAGATATCCATGCTTGACAGGCAGAATGATGTTACCCAAAGTGAGGAGTTGATGTTGGGAACACCATCTTCTGTATGTCTAGAGAAGGGTATGACTGAGGTAAGCCCTTCTTTAGTGGGTGAATTGCTCCCGGTATGACGTTGCATTGCAGTCTTTGATTCTCCACTTAGAACTGAACATGAAGGTAGTTGTGTTGGTGGTGAAAGTGTTCCTAGGAGTGTAGAGTATCAGGGTCTTGATTCCGGAAGTAATGATGGATATGGTTTTCCGTCTGGTAGCGTAGATGGGGTTACTCCCCTGTTGGATCCCTTTAAGCCTCCTGCACCTGATCATAGGACTACTAGCTACAGGTTCAGGTCATGTACCGAGTATCCAAAGAGACCTCCAATGAAAGAACAGATGAACCTGAACTGTGATTATTGTAACAAAGATGTGACTCAAACtgatgttgctgctgctgctgctgctgatgatgatgatgatgctaCTCAAATTGATCAGGGT contains these protein-coding regions:
- the LOC110794148 gene encoding protein FAR1-RELATED SEQUENCE 5-like codes for the protein MVTPRSSCAYEITLAYSGCILIQDGGDGFKTPSKKLVLTAYGEEEEVPEVKEGMVFPDWEAIDVQLKAYGRQKGFCFVRRCGSPKKCTSSTLSRDGKRKVSGVFGSSDIQVHVGSGVRKSKKCECPVHVFSSVNEIGQWVIRRSVMGHANHHPTPGKSRTIASFLKKFIEDNPHVSREFEICRKSGLGTNQVYNLMSTRRNGKAHMPFSQKDIHDYLAKRKKEKTKGGDARAMFSYFEKMKEDNSDFFHVFRQADGGSLQDVFWVDAHIRATYEEFGDVVCFDTTYLTNQYKMPFANFVGVNHHGQSILLGCALVSRENADTFEWIFSHWLECMGGKAPIGILTDQDAAMRKALRSTMSETIHRWCLWHIAQKFCRKIGKNEEYLDLKEDLEHAIYDSLDGDEFEMNWATVMERYNLSESESDWLEDMYKERIMWVPAYLKHLFWAGMKTTQRVESINSFFDCYVDKHTALYEFAKSYCEAMEGRENAESKADESTARNIRQILTGFPIEEVFQKCYTDAKFNEVQRECTKMLYVNCVRRKMLDDALEEYELEDRVWVKPKYSRKEILTKRKIKHMMLLFGLNNQTEVPEKYILRRWRKDVERKYTKVKVMYHDPLKTEAVCRYDKLQVLFDPICKKASSYKETVDIVVEIFQLLDIRLDEKISMLDRQNDVTQSEELMLGTPSSVCLEKVFDSPLRTEHEGSCVGGESVPRSVEYQGLDSGSNDGYGFPSGSVDGVTPLLDPFKPPAPDHRTTSYRFRSCTEYPKRPPMKEQMNLNCDYCNKDVTQTDVAAAAAADDDDDATQIDQGPSYPASEKPTSRKAAAPRKPAAPRKPAAPRKPASPRKGKKALE